The Sulfurihydrogenibium sp. YO3AOP1 genome has a window encoding:
- the bioB gene encoding biotin synthase BioB translates to MEILNNLAERVISGEKLTKEEGLQILSIPDELVMDLVEEASKVRKYFFKNQMEFCSLINAKNGACTEDCSFCAQSSHYKTPINAYGLVSKDEMLAGAEKAVAINANRYCIVVSGRKASKEEVDKIADAIKEIKKTYPIKVCCSLGTVDEKDLDKLKVAGVDRINHNLETSEKYFSKIVSTHTWKERYKTIKKIQKVGLSTCTGGIFGMGESDEDIIDLAMTYRDLEVDSIPLNFLIPIPGTPLGDKHNLTPLRCLKIIALFRLFNPKSEIRLCGGRELNLKDYHDIAFEVANCLMAGGYLTRAGREPGKDEEMARRLGRELIKNGASFSVSNE, encoded by the coding sequence ATGGAAATTTTAAATAATCTTGCAGAAAGAGTAATATCCGGAGAAAAGCTTACAAAAGAAGAAGGGCTTCAAATTCTATCGATTCCTGATGAGTTAGTAATGGACCTTGTTGAAGAAGCTTCAAAAGTAAGAAAGTATTTTTTTAAAAATCAGATGGAGTTTTGCAGTCTGATAAATGCTAAAAACGGAGCTTGTACAGAAGATTGCTCATTTTGTGCCCAATCCTCACATTATAAAACACCTATCAATGCTTATGGATTAGTTAGTAAAGATGAAATGCTTGCAGGTGCAGAAAAAGCTGTTGCTATAAATGCTAATAGATACTGTATAGTTGTTAGTGGAAGGAAGGCTTCTAAGGAAGAAGTGGATAAAATAGCAGATGCTATAAAGGAGATTAAAAAAACTTATCCAATAAAGGTTTGCTGCTCACTTGGAACAGTTGATGAAAAAGATTTAGACAAGTTAAAAGTTGCTGGAGTGGATAGAATAAATCATAATTTAGAAACATCTGAAAAATATTTTTCGAAAATTGTTTCTACTCATACGTGGAAGGAAAGGTATAAAACGATTAAAAAGATTCAAAAGGTTGGTTTATCTACTTGTACAGGTGGAATTTTTGGCATGGGGGAGTCTGACGAAGACATTATAGATTTGGCAATGACTTATAGAGATTTAGAAGTAGATTCAATACCGTTAAATTTTTTAATCCCAATTCCTGGAACACCTCTTGGAGATAAGCATAATTTAACACCTTTAAGATGCTTAAAAATTATTGCGTTGTTTAGATTATTTAATCCAAAATCTGAGATTAGGTTGTGTGGTGGTAGAGAGCTAAATTTAAAAGATTATCATGATATTGCTTTTGAGGTTGCTAACTGTCTTATGGCAGGTGGTTATTTAACAAGGGCAGGAAGAGAACCGGGTAAAGATGAAGAAATGGCAAGAAGATTAGGAAGAGAATTAATTAAAAATGGTGCAAGTTTTAGTGTGAGTAATGAATAA
- a CDS encoding GGDEF domain-containing protein — protein sequence MDLDNFKQINDKFGHPAGDLVLKEVSNLLRTYLRANTIIGRLGGEEFGIILPNVTLENGKNVAERIRNVIENHEIKYDGKVIRISASLGVTQVKEGDTIDTLYRRVDEALYQAKRDGKNKVIVAE from the coding sequence TTGGACTTAGATAATTTTAAACAAATTAATGATAAATTTGGACATCCGGCAGGAGATTTAGTTTTAAAAGAAGTTTCAAATTTACTACGTACTTATTTAAGAGCAAATACAATAATAGGAAGGCTCGGTGGAGAAGAATTTGGAATTATATTGCCAAATGTCACTTTAGAAAATGGTAAAAATGTAGCTGAAAGAATAAGAAATGTAATTGAAAATCATGAGATTAAGTACGATGGTAAAGTTATAAGAATCTCTGCAAGTTTAGGAGTTACTCAAGTTAAAGAGGGTGATACAATTGATACTTTATATAGAAGAGTTGATGAGGCATTGTATCAAGCAAAAAGAGATGGAAAAAATAAGGTAATTGTTGCTGAGTAA
- a CDS encoding ferredoxin-thioredoxin reductase catalytic domain-containing protein, whose amino-acid sequence MSEIKPEILEKMIKFANNFAEKSGTVPNPNEEVRMAVIQGLAAHVQELGKPLCPCNFYPNKEEEVKKRRWICACDEMQIFKYCHCLLFTTQEGVPITEYLPEWHEGRQIYGLVKDPTPDKGRALSKVENIIENLKEFVKEHGLDIPEEEIVKFAQETAKKK is encoded by the coding sequence ATGTCAGAAATAAAGCCAGAAATTTTAGAAAAAATGATAAAATTTGCAAATAACTTTGCTGAAAAATCAGGTACTGTGCCAAATCCTAATGAAGAAGTAAGAATGGCTGTAATTCAAGGATTGGCAGCTCATGTCCAGGAGCTTGGAAAACCACTTTGCCCTTGTAATTTTTATCCAAATAAAGAAGAGGAAGTTAAAAAAAGAAGATGGATTTGTGCTTGTGATGAGATGCAAATATTTAAATACTGTCATTGTCTTTTATTTACAACGCAGGAAGGAGTGCCAATAACAGAATACTTACCAGAATGGCATGAAGGCAGGCAAATTTACGGTCTTGTAAAAGACCCAACTCCAGATAAGGGAAGAGCTTTATCTAAGGTAGAGAATATCATTGAAAACCTAAAAGAATTTGTTAAAGAGCATGGATTAGACATTCCAGAAGAAGAAATCGTAAAGTTTGCCCAAGAAACGGCGAAAAAGAAATAA
- a CDS encoding multiheme c-type cytochrome, protein MKKVIVSALVLASVSFAQEIKLEKPPQTLSKYFPPTSNKFEFLNSMHAMSTAFTGMFVNIQENDWNNALKWANILRENYLNIGKLVPEYDKALKKSEIDQLVNAVKEKNFDKVKLNADIVGKSCAQCHQKQQIATKIMYHYPSFSLVNLEDPVSRSNLEFEDYMKKMTDSMKKIRIYLEDNKPEKAIAEGNNFVKRLKSLSQSCNDCHTNKMSVEIYQGKELNEKLDLLSKALQSKNKQEVYKNLSWISMNNCSKCHNTHQTTAHLKEMLK, encoded by the coding sequence ATGAAAAAGGTAATCGTTTCAGCTTTAGTTTTAGCATCAGTGTCTTTTGCTCAAGAAATAAAGTTAGAAAAACCACCTCAAACACTGAGTAAATACTTTCCTCCTACTTCTAACAAGTTTGAATTTTTAAACTCTATGCATGCAATGTCTACAGCTTTTACAGGTATGTTTGTAAACATTCAAGAAAATGATTGGAATAATGCTTTAAAATGGGCAAATATTTTGAGAGAAAATTATCTTAACATCGGAAAGCTTGTTCCGGAGTACGATAAAGCCTTGAAGAAATCTGAAATAGACCAGCTTGTGAATGCTGTTAAAGAGAAAAATTTTGATAAGGTAAAGCTAAATGCTGATATAGTCGGAAAATCTTGTGCTCAATGTCATCAAAAGCAACAGATTGCCACCAAAATTATGTATCATTATCCATCTTTCAGTTTAGTAAATTTAGAAGACCCTGTTAGCAGAAGTAATTTAGAGTTTGAAGATTACATGAAAAAGATGACAGATTCTATGAAAAAGATAAGAATTTATTTAGAAGATAATAAACCAGAAAAAGCTATAGCAGAAGGAAATAATTTTGTTAAAAGATTAAAATCTTTATCTCAAAGCTGCAATGATTGTCATACTAACAAAATGTCTGTAGAAATTTATCAAGGCAAGGAGCTCAATGAAAAGTTAGACCTTCTATCAAAAGCCCTGCAAAGCAAAAACAAGCAGGAAGTTTATAAAAACCTAAGCTGGATATCTATGAATAACTGTTCTAAGTGTCATAATACACACCAAACAACAGCCCATTTAAAAGAGATGTTAAAATAA
- a CDS encoding NAD(P)H-dependent oxidoreductase, which yields MKNAVILYAHPNPKSFSNAIKETAFDFLSKNGFNVEVVDLYSINFNPILSAKDFENIQQGTASEDVKKQQEIISKSDLIVLVYPIWWYNMPAILKGYIDRVFSYGFAYVMEGDEIKGLLKGKKVVIFANFGGSEEEYKRDNFDKCLSKTFEEIFRFCGIDFIKIKFFYSVPYVDDSVRKGYLVEVENTLKEMVG from the coding sequence ATGAAAAACGCAGTTATACTATACGCACATCCAAATCCAAAAAGCTTTTCAAATGCTATAAAAGAAACAGCTTTTGATTTTTTATCAAAAAATGGTTTTAACGTGGAAGTGGTAGACCTTTACAGCATAAACTTTAATCCTATTCTATCTGCAAAAGATTTTGAAAACATTCAGCAAGGGACTGCTTCAGAAGATGTTAAAAAGCAACAAGAAATTATAAGCAAATCAGATTTGATTGTTTTAGTTTATCCTATTTGGTGGTATAACATGCCTGCAATCTTAAAAGGGTACATAGATAGAGTCTTCTCTTATGGTTTTGCTTATGTTATGGAAGGTGATGAGATAAAAGGTCTTTTGAAAGGTAAAAAAGTTGTTATTTTTGCAAACTTTGGTGGTAGTGAAGAAGAATATAAAAGAGATAATTTTGATAAATGTTTAAGTAAAACTTTTGAGGAGATTTTTAGATTTTGCGGGATTGATTTCATAAAAATAAAATTTTTCTACAGCGTTCCATATGTAGATGATAGTGTAAGAAAAGGTTATTTAGTGGAAGTAGAAAATACGTTAAAAGAAATGGTAGGTTAG
- the dacB gene encoding D-alanyl-D-alanine carboxypeptidase/D-alanyl-D-alanine-endopeptidase gives MRYIIFLLLLIFSFSAYSSEILKYQFESIIRDINNENDAKVGIFIKSLSEDDFTYMYNYRNPFIPASNQKLITTISAIANLSPDFKYRTTLATNGNVKNGTLYGNLYLIGGGDPSLTVQDLENMVKKLKEYGINRVEGNLIGDNSYFSEEGTGQGWPEDDLNYCFTARFSGLSVNENCLRISVNIKNGKVYVSMNPLNNYYQIVNNIEFSKKAGNVILRVEGNRLILEGKVSSKRSLNLEFSIPVNHPSIFTLSVLSKILDENGIKVSGKMYLGKAASYKYFVIHQSKPLRELIKKANKDSNNFYAEQIFRTIGKEVYGVGSTYASARAIIDTLRKMHVATENIRIYDGSGLSKYNYTTPEALVKVLDYIYKTPYFYDFFESLAISGVDGTLKHRLNDQSLKGRIIAKTGYIKKVKNLSGYVKASNGEVFVFSILVNDLKTTEIANKLQEKICSILAQYPHMVGIGKLNTNNKIR, from the coding sequence TTGAGATATATAATCTTTCTTTTATTATTGATTTTTAGTTTTTCTGCATATTCTTCAGAAATTTTAAAGTATCAATTTGAGTCTATAATTAGGGATATAAACAATGAAAATGATGCAAAGGTTGGAATATTTATAAAATCTCTTTCTGAGGATGATTTTACATATATGTACAATTATAGAAATCCATTTATTCCTGCTTCTAATCAAAAACTTATAACAACTATCTCTGCAATAGCAAATTTATCCCCAGATTTTAAGTACAGAACAACCCTTGCCACAAATGGTAATGTTAAAAATGGAACATTGTATGGAAATTTATATCTAATTGGTGGCGGAGACCCATCGCTAACAGTCCAGGATTTAGAAAATATGGTTAAAAAACTGAAAGAGTATGGAATAAATAGAGTTGAAGGAAATCTTATAGGTGATAATTCATATTTTTCTGAAGAAGGTACAGGTCAAGGGTGGCCTGAAGATGATTTAAACTACTGTTTTACAGCAAGATTTAGCGGACTTTCAGTAAATGAAAACTGTTTAAGAATTTCGGTTAATATAAAAAACGGTAAAGTTTATGTTTCTATGAATCCTTTAAATAACTATTATCAAATCGTAAATAATATAGAGTTTTCAAAAAAAGCTGGAAATGTAATTTTAAGAGTTGAAGGTAATAGATTAATTTTAGAAGGTAAAGTTTCTTCAAAAAGGAGTTTAAATTTAGAATTTTCTATTCCGGTTAATCATCCATCAATATTTACTCTATCAGTTCTATCAAAAATTTTAGATGAAAATGGAATTAAAGTTTCAGGAAAAATGTATTTAGGAAAGGCTGCATCATACAAATATTTTGTTATTCACCAGTCAAAACCGTTAAGAGAGTTAATCAAAAAAGCAAACAAGGACAGTAATAATTTTTATGCAGAGCAAATTTTTAGAACGATAGGTAAGGAAGTTTATGGAGTAGGAAGTACATACGCATCAGCAAGAGCAATCATAGATACATTAAGAAAAATGCATGTAGCAACTGAAAATATACGAATTTACGATGGAAGTGGACTATCAAAATATAACTACACTACTCCAGAAGCTTTAGTTAAAGTTTTAGACTATATATACAAAACTCCTTATTTCTATGATTTTTTTGAATCTTTAGCAATCTCTGGAGTAGATGGAACTTTAAAACACAGATTAAATGACCAATCTTTGAAAGGAAGAATAATAGCCAAAACGGGTTATATTAAAAAAGTTAAGAATCTATCTGGTTATGTAAAGGCTTCCAACGGCGAAGTATTTGTTTTCTCTATCTTAGTTAATGATTTAAAAACTACGGAGATAGCTAATAAACTTCAGGAAAAAATTTGTAGCATCCTTGCTCAATATCCACATATGGTTGGAATTGGTAAGTTGAATACAAATAACAAAATTAGATAG